One Curtobacterium sp. MCLR17_032 genomic window carries:
- a CDS encoding GntR family transcriptional regulator, with protein MTDRATETRVDEVEDRLVTAVAVGEYLPGSRLPPERELAGLLGVARVTVRGALARLVDRGLLETRRGRGGGTFVRDQEAGAASDSVGRTLLARWAGIQDTADAIAILHGALAAAAAERITADQAAGLRERLEAFRTATSGFAKQQADAVLHRSIIDAAQNDALRSTLASLESQISIAAPAHLWGSVDGMAAMEARAMRDHEELVDAVCAGRVAEAGRIARQHVGIDVELLERAMLRAGQVPTRPV; from the coding sequence GTGACGGATCGCGCGACGGAGACCCGGGTGGACGAGGTCGAGGACCGGCTCGTGACCGCCGTCGCCGTCGGTGAGTACCTGCCCGGCTCCCGGCTGCCACCCGAACGCGAGCTCGCCGGACTGCTCGGGGTCGCCCGCGTCACCGTCCGCGGAGCCCTCGCCCGGCTCGTCGACCGCGGTCTGCTCGAGACCCGACGGGGACGCGGTGGCGGGACGTTCGTCCGCGACCAGGAGGCCGGTGCCGCCTCCGACTCGGTCGGCCGCACCCTGCTGGCACGGTGGGCGGGGATCCAGGACACTGCCGACGCCATCGCGATCCTGCACGGGGCGCTCGCGGCCGCCGCAGCCGAACGGATCACCGCGGACCAGGCGGCCGGGCTCCGGGAACGGCTCGAGGCCTTCCGCACCGCGACCTCCGGCTTCGCGAAGCAGCAGGCCGACGCGGTCCTGCACCGCAGCATCATCGATGCGGCGCAGAACGACGCACTGCGGAGCACCCTGGCGTCGCTCGAGTCGCAGATCTCGATCGCGGCGCCGGCGCACCTGTGGGGGAGCGTCGACGGGATGGCGGCGATGGAGGCCCGGGCGATGCGGGACCACGAGGAACTGGTCGACGCGGTCTGTGCCGGGCGGGTCGCCGAGGCGGGGCGGATCGCGCGGCAGCACGTGGGGATCGACGTCGAGCTGCTGGAGCGGGCGATGCTCCGGGCGGGACAGGTGCCGACTCGGCCAGTGTGA
- a CDS encoding ABC transporter permease, with amino-acid sequence MSAPQKTDQPTTQQHRHRGDLSSRDVHLGYTRLVRSEWIKFRSIRSTFWCYAVIAVLTLGLAVLLGSVSEPSGAEQTAVGANATIVSINTVSVYLTALVVGVLGVLIITGEYATGQIRSTFTADPGRTGVLLAKATVLAVTTFVVSAVANWIGVAISTALQAGKGLEPDLADPSVWMPIVGASIDVTLLALLAFGIGLLVRSSAGGIAITLGILLVLPVVISLVAGLANLDWLNDVTKFLPDAAGANLYQFDSGAPAPKGLTLNGWSGGGVLLAEVLVVNAFAMMVAKRRDV; translated from the coding sequence ATGAGTGCCCCGCAGAAGACCGACCAGCCGACCACCCAGCAGCACCGCCACCGTGGGGACCTGTCCTCGCGCGACGTGCACCTCGGCTACACCCGACTGGTCCGCAGCGAGTGGATCAAGTTCCGGAGCATCCGGTCGACGTTCTGGTGCTACGCCGTCATCGCCGTCCTGACCCTCGGTCTCGCGGTCCTGCTCGGGTCCGTCTCGGAGCCGTCCGGCGCCGAGCAGACCGCGGTCGGCGCGAACGCCACGATCGTCAGCATCAACACCGTCAGCGTCTACCTGACCGCCCTGGTCGTCGGCGTGCTCGGCGTGCTCATCATCACCGGCGAGTACGCCACCGGACAGATCCGGTCGACCTTCACCGCCGACCCGGGCCGGACCGGCGTGCTGCTCGCGAAGGCGACCGTGCTCGCGGTCACCACCTTCGTCGTCAGCGCGGTGGCCAACTGGATCGGCGTCGCGATCTCGACGGCGCTGCAGGCCGGCAAGGGCCTGGAGCCCGACCTGGCCGACCCGTCCGTCTGGATGCCGATCGTCGGTGCGTCGATCGACGTCACCCTGCTGGCACTCCTGGCGTTCGGCATCGGCCTGCTGGTCCGCTCGTCGGCCGGCGGCATCGCGATCACCCTCGGCATCCTGCTCGTGCTGCCGGTCGTCATCAGCCTGGTCGCCGGGCTGGCGAACCTGGACTGGCTGAACGACGTCACGAAGTTCCTGCCCGACGCGGCCGGCGCGAACCTGTACCAGTTCGACTCGGGTGCCCCGGCGCCGAAGGGCCTCACGCTCAACGGCTGGAGCGGCGGCGGCGTGCTGCTGGCCGAGGTCCTCGTCGTGAACGCCTTCGCGATGATGGTGGCCAAGCGCCGCGACGTCTGA
- a CDS encoding ABC transporter ATP-binding protein, whose translation MIEVQHLSKRYGPKLAVDDVSFVVHPGSVTGFLGPNGAGKSTTMRMIMGLDQPTSGTATVNGRPYQSFRDPLRQVGALLEAKAVHSGRSAYNHLLALAATHGIPKQRVHEVMDMTGIESVARKRVGGFSLGMGQRLGIAAALLGDPQTLILDEPVNGLDPDGVLWVRQLARRMAGEGRTVFLSSHLMSEMAQTADRVVVLGRGKVLADAPIAEFVAGAGGPSGQVNLARVVVRTPMPDQLFTAIGPNATVTPRDDGSFLVVGPDAPTVGDIAARAGVVLHELTPTGASLEEAYMALTRDDVEYRSEGAR comes from the coding sequence ATGATCGAAGTACAGCACCTCTCCAAGCGCTACGGCCCCAAGCTCGCGGTCGACGACGTCTCGTTCGTCGTGCACCCCGGCAGCGTCACCGGCTTCCTCGGCCCGAACGGCGCCGGCAAGTCGACCACCATGCGCATGATCATGGGGCTCGACCAGCCGACCTCCGGCACGGCGACCGTCAACGGCCGGCCGTACCAGAGCTTCCGCGACCCGCTCCGGCAGGTCGGCGCACTGCTCGAGGCGAAGGCGGTGCACTCCGGTCGGAGCGCGTACAACCACCTCCTCGCACTCGCGGCGACGCACGGCATCCCGAAGCAGCGGGTGCACGAGGTCATGGACATGACCGGCATCGAGTCCGTCGCCCGCAAGCGCGTCGGCGGCTTCTCGCTCGGCATGGGCCAGCGACTCGGCATCGCCGCGGCGCTGCTCGGCGACCCGCAGACCCTGATCCTCGACGAGCCGGTCAACGGCCTCGACCCGGACGGTGTCCTCTGGGTCCGACAGCTCGCCCGCCGGATGGCCGGTGAGGGCCGCACCGTGTTCCTCTCGAGCCACCTCATGAGCGAGATGGCCCAGACCGCCGACCGCGTCGTCGTGCTCGGTCGCGGCAAGGTGCTCGCCGACGCCCCGATCGCGGAGTTCGTCGCCGGCGCCGGGGGTCCCTCCGGGCAGGTCAACCTTGCCCGCGTGGTCGTCCGCACCCCGATGCCCGACCAGCTCTTCACTGCGATCGGCCCGAACGCGACGGTCACCCCGCGTGACGACGGCTCGTTCCTGGTCGTCGGCCCGGACGCCCCGACCGTCGGCGACATCGCCGCCCGCGCCGGGGTCGTCCTGCACGAACTCACCCCGACCGGCGCGAGCCTGGAAGAGGCCTACATGGCCCTCACCCGCGACGACGTCGAGTACCGATCGGAGGGAGCCCGATGA